Proteins encoded in a region of the Cheilinus undulatus linkage group 8, ASM1832078v1, whole genome shotgun sequence genome:
- the LOC121514129 gene encoding PILR alpha-associated neural protein translates to MERCSISPVARLIALRCLISLLLFVSLVTQPSTCNRDDSEGEEEQVDALSVQLSVTAQVTPTPLWAVVWGPTQPLEDETYHFLSSQETDPLHPHGGQQEDSTATPGGWPFPSSSMHPQEEAPLESKDQDGAKDGEMEVEPEEVDPQFYVTVTISSVLIVTAIVITAKLCYDRSCSQHPPPLSRGVAPPLSLALPRSLASEDSRQTLHSTSSSFNDRERIPVVNL, encoded by the exons ATGGAGAGATG CTCCATCTCTCCTGTCGCACGACTGATCGCCCTCCGCTGCCtcatctccctcctcctctttgtttctctgGTGACACAACCCTCCACCTGTAACCGTGACGACAGTGAGGGTGAGGAGGAGCAGGTGGACGCCCTGTCGGTCCAGCTGTCCGTCACGGCCCAGGTCACACCCACCCCTCTGTGGGCAGTTGTCTGGGGTCCCACTCAACCTCTGGAGGATGAGACTTACCATTTCCTCTCCAGCCAGGAAACCGACCCCCTTCACCCGCATGGGGGCCAGCAGGAGGACAGCACTGCCACACCGGGGGGTTGGCCTTTCCCCAGCTCAAGCATGCACCCACAAGAGGAGGCACCGCTGGAGTCTAAAGACCAGGATGGAGCGAAGGATGGAGAAATGGAGGTGGAGCCTGAGGAAG TGGACCCTCAGTTCTACGTCACCGTGACCATCTCCTCTGTGCTCATCGTGACAGCAATCGTCATAACAGCAAAACTCTG TTATGATCGCAGCTGTTCCCAACATCCGCCCCCGCTTTCCCGTGGCGTGGCTCCCCCCCTCTCCCTCGCGCTGCCTCGCTCCCTGGCTTCGGAGGACAGCCGGCAGACGCTGCAcagcacctcctcctccttcaacGACAGGGAGAG GATCCCAGTTGTGAACCTCTGA
- the si:ch211-154o6.3 gene encoding F-box/WD repeat-containing protein 7 isoform X2, translating into MGEVRKLQKKLRQIENLEIKISLTPEERFKISRKAELRSRLAELQLQLSGPQQTLGIVGDGKKEKMKRQVEDAPEALPSQMPPASKILRGEKESRARETPALAARQRETGGGAETGGWQERTEEPVKVSDHCPDVSGGDLESDNMDQEEAEFTSLQLSWEKTKFRLRLLEGHNDIVTCVVAVDNLVVSGSRDTTVKVWHVPTATEHKNLGGHTGGVTCLSAPPPEYCRRLAWSLSLSDKERFILSGSADCYVKIWALSIGQCVKSIYTFNTVTALCFVPEGDGYIITGSDGGKVQAWSWHIFENCQSINAHQEAVTSIQSQGPLVFSGSAEGGVSVWENRCSDRDPLRLLHHWSGQVTGCGGGAGGRVTLSPRGDRVFLAHGRAWLKILHWRNGTMSRLTNHSSIVGVTDCVHQTGGLLIGSCYDVANGESSLNIFSLPQCRYLASLTWPHAPRILCFAAWTTGSGDHRWVTGGRDLIVWEQLPSSGKQRGDVTVRRDNRLESCSLESEGDTEDDEETDDYDDEDNDEGRVSVCDVTEDAEPSSWLRCILQ; encoded by the exons ATGGGTGAGGTGAGGAAGCTGCAGAAGAAGTTGAGACAGATTGAaaatctggaaataaaaatcagtCTTACCCCAGAGGAGAGATTCAAG ATCTCCAGGAAGGCGGAGCTGCGTTCCAGATTGGCTGAGCTTCAGCTGCAGCTTTCTGGCCCGCAGCAAACTCTGGGGATTGTGGGAGACGGAAAAAAGGAGAAGATGAAAAGACAAGT GGAGGATGCCCCCGAGGCCCTTCCATCACAAATGCCTCCAGCCTCCAAGATCCTTAGGGGAGAAAAAGAGTCCAGAGCTCGAGAAACGCCAGCGCTGGCTGCCAGGCAGAGGGAAACAGGAGGGGGAGCGGAGACAGGCGGATGGCAGGAGAGGACGGAGGAGCCCGTGAAGGTGTCAGATCACTGCCCAGATGTTTCAGGAGGCGATTTGGAGTCTGACAACATGGACCAGGAAG AGGCAGAATTTACATCCCTCCAGTTGTCGTGGGAGAAGACGAAGTTCCGCCTGAGGCTGTTGGAGGGCCACAATGACATTGTCACCTGTGTGGTTGCTGTTGACAACCTGGTTGTTTCTGGAAG CCGAGATACGACAGTCAAGGTGTGGCACGTTCCCACAGCAACGGAGCACAAGAACCTGGGGGGTCACACTGGTGGGGTCACCTGTCTGTCTGCGCCTCCCCCTGAGTACTGCAGGAGGCTGG CCTGGTCCCTGTCTCTGTCCGACAAGGAGAGATTTATTTTGAGCGGCTCGGCAGACTGCTATGTGAAGATCTGGGCCCTGAGCATTG GGCAGTGTGTAAAGTCGATCTACACGTTTAACACTGTGACTGCGCTCTGCTTTGTGCCAGAGGGAGACGGCTATATCATCACTGGGTCAG ATGGGGGGAAAGTTCAAGCCTGGAGCTGGCACATTTTCGAGAACTGCCAGTCAATCAATGCTCACCAGGAAGCAGTCACCTCCATCCAG TCTCAGGGTCCACTGGTGTTCAGTGGCTCGGCTGAGGGAGGGGTGTCTGTGTGGGAGAACCGGTGTTCGGATCGAGACCCCCTGAGGCTGCTGCACCACTGGAGCGGCCAGGTGACGGGCTGTGGAGGGGGGGCGGGGGGCCGCGTGACCCTCAGCCCACGGGGAGATCGAGTGTTTCTGGCTCATGGTCGAGCCTGGCTCAAGATCCTGCACTGGAGGAATG GAACCATGTCCAGactgaccaatcacagcagcATCGTCGGGGTAACAGATTGTGTTCACCAGACAGGAGGCCTCCTAATTGGCTCCTGCTACGATGTGGCAAATGGAGAGAGTTCACTGAACA TCTTCTCTTTGCCTCAGTGTCGGTACCTGGCCTCTCTGACCTGGCCTCACGCTCCCAGGATCCTCTGCTTTGCAGCATGGACCACAGGGAGTGGAGACCACCGCTGGGTCACAGGAGGTCGAGACCTCATCGTATGGGAACAGCTCCCGAGTTCTGGGAAGCAAAG GGGTGACGTCACAGTGAGGAGAGACAATCGGTTGGAGTCCTGCTCACTGGAGTCAGAGGGAGACACAGAAGATGACGAGGAGACTGATG ATTATGATGACGAGGACAACGATGAAGGAAGAGTCAGCGTGTGTGATGTCACAGAGGACGCAGAGCCCAGCTCGTGGCTTCGCTGCATTCTTCAGTGA
- the si:ch211-154o6.3 gene encoding F-box/WD repeat-containing protein 7 isoform X1, whose protein sequence is MGEVRKLQKKLRQIENLEIKISLTPEERFKISRKAELRSRLAELQLQLSGPQQTLGIVGDGKKEKMKRQVEDAPEALPSQMPPASKILRGEKESRARETPALAARQRETGGGAETGGWQERTEEPVKVSDHCPDVSGGDLESDNMDQEEAEFTSLQLSWEKTKFRLRLLEGHNDIVTCVVAVDNLVVSGSRDTTVKVWHVPTATEHKNLGGHTGGVTCLSAPPPEYCRRLAWSLSLSDKERFILSGSADCYVKIWALSIGQCVKSIYTFNTVTALCFVPEGDGYIITGSDGGKVQAWSWHIFENCQSINAHQEAVTSIQSQGPLVFSGSAEGGVSVWENRCSDRDPLRLLHHWSGQVTGCGGGAGGRVTLSPRGDRVFLAHGRAWLKILHWRNGTMSRLTNHSSIVGVTDCVHQTGGLLIGSCYDVANGESSLNIFSLPQCRYLASLTWPHAPRILCFAAWTTGSGDHRWVTGGRDLIVWEQLPSSGKQRGDVTVRRDNRLESCSLESEGDTEDDEETDVLIALPHFLTPNGHHVTAKNLKNYGHLAPSTNAILLISRYGTVNMHTNFSIR, encoded by the exons ATGGGTGAGGTGAGGAAGCTGCAGAAGAAGTTGAGACAGATTGAaaatctggaaataaaaatcagtCTTACCCCAGAGGAGAGATTCAAG ATCTCCAGGAAGGCGGAGCTGCGTTCCAGATTGGCTGAGCTTCAGCTGCAGCTTTCTGGCCCGCAGCAAACTCTGGGGATTGTGGGAGACGGAAAAAAGGAGAAGATGAAAAGACAAGT GGAGGATGCCCCCGAGGCCCTTCCATCACAAATGCCTCCAGCCTCCAAGATCCTTAGGGGAGAAAAAGAGTCCAGAGCTCGAGAAACGCCAGCGCTGGCTGCCAGGCAGAGGGAAACAGGAGGGGGAGCGGAGACAGGCGGATGGCAGGAGAGGACGGAGGAGCCCGTGAAGGTGTCAGATCACTGCCCAGATGTTTCAGGAGGCGATTTGGAGTCTGACAACATGGACCAGGAAG AGGCAGAATTTACATCCCTCCAGTTGTCGTGGGAGAAGACGAAGTTCCGCCTGAGGCTGTTGGAGGGCCACAATGACATTGTCACCTGTGTGGTTGCTGTTGACAACCTGGTTGTTTCTGGAAG CCGAGATACGACAGTCAAGGTGTGGCACGTTCCCACAGCAACGGAGCACAAGAACCTGGGGGGTCACACTGGTGGGGTCACCTGTCTGTCTGCGCCTCCCCCTGAGTACTGCAGGAGGCTGG CCTGGTCCCTGTCTCTGTCCGACAAGGAGAGATTTATTTTGAGCGGCTCGGCAGACTGCTATGTGAAGATCTGGGCCCTGAGCATTG GGCAGTGTGTAAAGTCGATCTACACGTTTAACACTGTGACTGCGCTCTGCTTTGTGCCAGAGGGAGACGGCTATATCATCACTGGGTCAG ATGGGGGGAAAGTTCAAGCCTGGAGCTGGCACATTTTCGAGAACTGCCAGTCAATCAATGCTCACCAGGAAGCAGTCACCTCCATCCAG TCTCAGGGTCCACTGGTGTTCAGTGGCTCGGCTGAGGGAGGGGTGTCTGTGTGGGAGAACCGGTGTTCGGATCGAGACCCCCTGAGGCTGCTGCACCACTGGAGCGGCCAGGTGACGGGCTGTGGAGGGGGGGCGGGGGGCCGCGTGACCCTCAGCCCACGGGGAGATCGAGTGTTTCTGGCTCATGGTCGAGCCTGGCTCAAGATCCTGCACTGGAGGAATG GAACCATGTCCAGactgaccaatcacagcagcATCGTCGGGGTAACAGATTGTGTTCACCAGACAGGAGGCCTCCTAATTGGCTCCTGCTACGATGTGGCAAATGGAGAGAGTTCACTGAACA TCTTCTCTTTGCCTCAGTGTCGGTACCTGGCCTCTCTGACCTGGCCTCACGCTCCCAGGATCCTCTGCTTTGCAGCATGGACCACAGGGAGTGGAGACCACCGCTGGGTCACAGGAGGTCGAGACCTCATCGTATGGGAACAGCTCCCGAGTTCTGGGAAGCAAAG GGGTGACGTCACAGTGAGGAGAGACAATCGGTTGGAGTCCTGCTCACTGGAGTCAGAGGGAGACACAGAAGATGACGAGGAGACTGATG TCCTAATAGCCTTACCCCACTTCCTAACCCCCAATGGACATCACgtgactgcaaagaacctaAAGAACTATGGACACTTAGCACCCTCAACGAATGCCATATTGCTGATTAGCAGATATGGTACTGTCAATATGCACACTAACTTTAGCATCCGCTAG
- the znf384b gene encoding zinc finger protein 384b isoform X2, with the protein MEDSHFNSSYFWSPIPTVPGQIENAMFLNKVKEQQEKSATFSSSPASHYQTALLTIPTPGTKTDGGGQAGSVSHLHPSHSTQNMLSVPSTGIMTAGLVITTPQGTLVSPTSSQSFVSGHPATTMIVSALHSPDKKEGDGPTHVVVMPAPSKRGRKKKMTMVREGTGDGTGNETIILAHLTAGAQVASLQQHPGDPYDLSNEEEDHCTKDSTKTYRCRMCAATFLNKSDMQIHSKLHTEAKPHKCPHCAKSFANSSYLAQHIRIHSGAKPYTCSYCQKSFRQLSHLQQHTRNHTESKPHKCPHCTKSFANSSYLAQHVRIHTGVKPYSCSFCQKSFRQLSHLQQHNRIHTGDRPYKCSHPGCEKSFTQLSNLQSHRRQHNKDKPYKCTNCNKGYVDSASLEVHMSTHTVKHARIYSCGLCNRTYTSETYLVKHMEKHNPDQLSAPATQQNQNQSQAQGQAAAQGQVESAEGGSSQPGGAGSGGAGGGQQGQSQGSYPQTGSISCPFDLHQYKTVSASDIQYKPVSVADITSHKNLCLTVSASTIQVEHLNS; encoded by the exons ATGGAAGACTCTCATTTTAATTCATCGTACTTCTGGTCTCCAATCCCCACCGTACCAGGACAG ATTGAAAATGCCATGTTCCTCAACAAGGTGAAAGAGCAACAGGAGAAGAGTGCTaccttctcctcttctcctgcaTCGCACTACCAAACAGCTCTGCTCACCATCCCCACTCCTGGGACGAAGACAGATGGAGGAGGGCAGGCTGGGAGTGTGTCACATCTCCACCCTTCTCACAGCACCCAGAACATGCTGTCTGTCCCCTCCACAGGCATCATGACAGCAG GCCTGGTCATCACAACTCCTCAGGGGACACTAGTGTCGCCCACCTCGTCTCAGTCATTTGTTTCTGGTCACCCTGCAACGACCATGATTGTTTCAGCGCTCCATTCTCCAG ACAAAAAAGAAGGTGATGGACCGACCCATGTAGTCGTGATGCCAGCACCCTCCAAACGGGGCAGGAAGAAGAAGATGACAATGGTCAGGGAAGGCACTGGGGATGGAACGGGAAATGAAACAATAATACTCGCTCATCTGACAGCTGGGGCACAG GTTGCATCTTTGCAACAGCATCCTGGAGATCCATACGACCTGTCCAATGAAGAGGAGGACCACTGTACAAAAGATAGCACTAAAACCTACAG GTGCCGGATGTGTGCGGCGACCTTCCTCAATAAGTCTGACATGCAGATCCACTCCAAGTTGCACACAGAGGCCAAACCTCACAAGTGTCCTCACTGCGCCAAGTCATTCGCCAACTCCAGCTACCTGGCCCAGCACATCCGCATCCACAGCGGGGCCAAGCCTTACACCTGCTCCTACTGCCAGAAATCTTTCAGGCAGCTCAGTCATTTACAGCAGCACACACG GAACCACACAGAGTCAAAGCCTCACAAGTGTCCACATTGTACCAAATCATTTGCCAACTCCAGCTATCTGGCCCAACATGTCCGCATCCACACCGGAGTGAAACCTTACTCCTGCTCGTTCTGCCAAAAGAGCTTCAGACAGCTCAGTCACCTTCAGCAGCACAACAG GATTCACACAGGAGATCGACCGTACAAGTGTTCACATCCAGGCTGTGAGAAATCCTTCACACAACTTTCAAATTTACAG tctCACCGGCGTCAACATAACAAGGACAAGCCCTACAAGTGCACAAACTGCAATAAAGGATATGTAGATTCAGCAAGTTTGGAGGTGCACATGTCCACACACACTGTCAAACATGCAAGGATCTACTCCTGTGGACTCTGCAACCGCACTTACACCTCA GAGACGTATCTGGTGAAACACATGGAGAAACACAACCCAGACCAGTTGAGTGCACCCGCAACACaacagaaccagaaccaaaGCCAAGCCCAGGGTCAGGCTGCAGCTCAGGGCCAGGTAGAGAGCGCAGAAGGAGGATCGAGCCAACCAGGGGGAGCTGGGAGCGGAGGAGCCGGTGGAGGCCAGCAGGGGCAGAGCCAGGGCAGCTACCCCCAGACAGGGAGCATCTCCTGTCCATTTGACCTGCACCAGTATAAAACAGTCTCTGCCAGTGACATCCAGTACAAACCAGTCAGTGTAGCGGACATTACTTCCCACAAGAACCTCTGTCTTACTGTGTCAGCATCTACCATTCAAGTGGAGCACCTCAACTCGTAG
- the znf384b gene encoding zinc finger protein 384b isoform X1, which yields MEDSHFNSSYFWSPIPTVPGQIENAMFLNKVKEQQEKSATFSSSPASHYQTALLTIPTPGTKTDGGGQAGSVSHLHPSHSTQNMLSVPSTGIMTAAGLVITTPQGTLVSPTSSQSFVSGHPATTMIVSALHSPDKKEGDGPTHVVVMPAPSKRGRKKKMTMVREGTGDGTGNETIILAHLTAGAQVASLQQHPGDPYDLSNEEEDHCTKDSTKTYRCRMCAATFLNKSDMQIHSKLHTEAKPHKCPHCAKSFANSSYLAQHIRIHSGAKPYTCSYCQKSFRQLSHLQQHTRNHTESKPHKCPHCTKSFANSSYLAQHVRIHTGVKPYSCSFCQKSFRQLSHLQQHNRIHTGDRPYKCSHPGCEKSFTQLSNLQSHRRQHNKDKPYKCTNCNKGYVDSASLEVHMSTHTVKHARIYSCGLCNRTYTSETYLVKHMEKHNPDQLSAPATQQNQNQSQAQGQAAAQGQVESAEGGSSQPGGAGSGGAGGGQQGQSQGSYPQTGSISCPFDLHQYKTVSASDIQYKPVSVADITSHKNLCLTVSASTIQVEHLNS from the exons ATGGAAGACTCTCATTTTAATTCATCGTACTTCTGGTCTCCAATCCCCACCGTACCAGGACAG ATTGAAAATGCCATGTTCCTCAACAAGGTGAAAGAGCAACAGGAGAAGAGTGCTaccttctcctcttctcctgcaTCGCACTACCAAACAGCTCTGCTCACCATCCCCACTCCTGGGACGAAGACAGATGGAGGAGGGCAGGCTGGGAGTGTGTCACATCTCCACCCTTCTCACAGCACCCAGAACATGCTGTCTGTCCCCTCCACAGGCATCATGACAGCAG CAGGCCTGGTCATCACAACTCCTCAGGGGACACTAGTGTCGCCCACCTCGTCTCAGTCATTTGTTTCTGGTCACCCTGCAACGACCATGATTGTTTCAGCGCTCCATTCTCCAG ACAAAAAAGAAGGTGATGGACCGACCCATGTAGTCGTGATGCCAGCACCCTCCAAACGGGGCAGGAAGAAGAAGATGACAATGGTCAGGGAAGGCACTGGGGATGGAACGGGAAATGAAACAATAATACTCGCTCATCTGACAGCTGGGGCACAG GTTGCATCTTTGCAACAGCATCCTGGAGATCCATACGACCTGTCCAATGAAGAGGAGGACCACTGTACAAAAGATAGCACTAAAACCTACAG GTGCCGGATGTGTGCGGCGACCTTCCTCAATAAGTCTGACATGCAGATCCACTCCAAGTTGCACACAGAGGCCAAACCTCACAAGTGTCCTCACTGCGCCAAGTCATTCGCCAACTCCAGCTACCTGGCCCAGCACATCCGCATCCACAGCGGGGCCAAGCCTTACACCTGCTCCTACTGCCAGAAATCTTTCAGGCAGCTCAGTCATTTACAGCAGCACACACG GAACCACACAGAGTCAAAGCCTCACAAGTGTCCACATTGTACCAAATCATTTGCCAACTCCAGCTATCTGGCCCAACATGTCCGCATCCACACCGGAGTGAAACCTTACTCCTGCTCGTTCTGCCAAAAGAGCTTCAGACAGCTCAGTCACCTTCAGCAGCACAACAG GATTCACACAGGAGATCGACCGTACAAGTGTTCACATCCAGGCTGTGAGAAATCCTTCACACAACTTTCAAATTTACAG tctCACCGGCGTCAACATAACAAGGACAAGCCCTACAAGTGCACAAACTGCAATAAAGGATATGTAGATTCAGCAAGTTTGGAGGTGCACATGTCCACACACACTGTCAAACATGCAAGGATCTACTCCTGTGGACTCTGCAACCGCACTTACACCTCA GAGACGTATCTGGTGAAACACATGGAGAAACACAACCCAGACCAGTTGAGTGCACCCGCAACACaacagaaccagaaccaaaGCCAAGCCCAGGGTCAGGCTGCAGCTCAGGGCCAGGTAGAGAGCGCAGAAGGAGGATCGAGCCAACCAGGGGGAGCTGGGAGCGGAGGAGCCGGTGGAGGCCAGCAGGGGCAGAGCCAGGGCAGCTACCCCCAGACAGGGAGCATCTCCTGTCCATTTGACCTGCACCAGTATAAAACAGTCTCTGCCAGTGACATCCAGTACAAACCAGTCAGTGTAGCGGACATTACTTCCCACAAGAACCTCTGTCTTACTGTGTCAGCATCTACCATTCAAGTGGAGCACCTCAACTCGTAG
- the znf384b gene encoding zinc finger protein 384b isoform X3: MEDSHFNSSYFWSPIPTVPGQIENAMFLNKVKEQQEKSATFSSSPASHYQTALLTIPTPGTKTDGGGQAGSVSHLHPSHSTQNMLSVPSTGIMTAAGLVITTPQGTLVSPTSSQSFVSGHPATTMIVSALHSPDKKEGDGPTHVVVMPAPSKRGRKKKMTMVREGTGDGTGNETIILAHLTAGAQVASLQQHPGDPYDLSNEEEDHCTKDSTKTYRNHTESKPHKCPHCTKSFANSSYLAQHVRIHTGVKPYSCSFCQKSFRQLSHLQQHNRIHTGDRPYKCSHPGCEKSFTQLSNLQSHRRQHNKDKPYKCTNCNKGYVDSASLEVHMSTHTVKHARIYSCGLCNRTYTSETYLVKHMEKHNPDQLSAPATQQNQNQSQAQGQAAAQGQVESAEGGSSQPGGAGSGGAGGGQQGQSQGSYPQTGSISCPFDLHQYKTVSASDIQYKPVSVADITSHKNLCLTVSASTIQVEHLNS, translated from the exons ATGGAAGACTCTCATTTTAATTCATCGTACTTCTGGTCTCCAATCCCCACCGTACCAGGACAG ATTGAAAATGCCATGTTCCTCAACAAGGTGAAAGAGCAACAGGAGAAGAGTGCTaccttctcctcttctcctgcaTCGCACTACCAAACAGCTCTGCTCACCATCCCCACTCCTGGGACGAAGACAGATGGAGGAGGGCAGGCTGGGAGTGTGTCACATCTCCACCCTTCTCACAGCACCCAGAACATGCTGTCTGTCCCCTCCACAGGCATCATGACAGCAG CAGGCCTGGTCATCACAACTCCTCAGGGGACACTAGTGTCGCCCACCTCGTCTCAGTCATTTGTTTCTGGTCACCCTGCAACGACCATGATTGTTTCAGCGCTCCATTCTCCAG ACAAAAAAGAAGGTGATGGACCGACCCATGTAGTCGTGATGCCAGCACCCTCCAAACGGGGCAGGAAGAAGAAGATGACAATGGTCAGGGAAGGCACTGGGGATGGAACGGGAAATGAAACAATAATACTCGCTCATCTGACAGCTGGGGCACAG GTTGCATCTTTGCAACAGCATCCTGGAGATCCATACGACCTGTCCAATGAAGAGGAGGACCACTGTACAAAAGATAGCACTAAAACCTACAG GAACCACACAGAGTCAAAGCCTCACAAGTGTCCACATTGTACCAAATCATTTGCCAACTCCAGCTATCTGGCCCAACATGTCCGCATCCACACCGGAGTGAAACCTTACTCCTGCTCGTTCTGCCAAAAGAGCTTCAGACAGCTCAGTCACCTTCAGCAGCACAACAG GATTCACACAGGAGATCGACCGTACAAGTGTTCACATCCAGGCTGTGAGAAATCCTTCACACAACTTTCAAATTTACAG tctCACCGGCGTCAACATAACAAGGACAAGCCCTACAAGTGCACAAACTGCAATAAAGGATATGTAGATTCAGCAAGTTTGGAGGTGCACATGTCCACACACACTGTCAAACATGCAAGGATCTACTCCTGTGGACTCTGCAACCGCACTTACACCTCA GAGACGTATCTGGTGAAACACATGGAGAAACACAACCCAGACCAGTTGAGTGCACCCGCAACACaacagaaccagaaccaaaGCCAAGCCCAGGGTCAGGCTGCAGCTCAGGGCCAGGTAGAGAGCGCAGAAGGAGGATCGAGCCAACCAGGGGGAGCTGGGAGCGGAGGAGCCGGTGGAGGCCAGCAGGGGCAGAGCCAGGGCAGCTACCCCCAGACAGGGAGCATCTCCTGTCCATTTGACCTGCACCAGTATAAAACAGTCTCTGCCAGTGACATCCAGTACAAACCAGTCAGTGTAGCGGACATTACTTCCCACAAGAACCTCTGTCTTACTGTGTCAGCATCTACCATTCAAGTGGAGCACCTCAACTCGTAG